The Gemmatimonadota bacterium genome contains the following window.
GGGCTCGTGATCACCAGGATCTGAGTCATAGGCCAACGCGACTTCGCGGCGGCGATGAGTTCGGTGCCGTGCGTCGCGGGCAGCCGTAGGTCCGTGATGATGACGTCGTACTCCTTGGAGAGGGCGTGGATTCCCGTGGGCACGTCGACCCCCTGATGGACTTCGAAGCCTTCGCTCTTCAGATAGTTGCTGACGAGACTGCGGACTTGATAGTCGTCCTCGACGACCAGCACACGGCGGCCCTTCCCGAACCCCGTGATCTGGTGAGGAAGCAGCGTCAGCGGCGGCCTACTCTTTCCTACGTCGGCACCGGCACGCGCGCAGTCTTCCGGTTCTTCGCCCACCCGCTCCAGTAGCTCCTCAGGCGCGTCGTGTGCGGCCAGCACCGACCCCGTCATTCCGTGGCCAAAGAGCCGCAAGCAGTTCCGACCCGCGTTCTTCGCCTCGTAGAGTGCGTGGTCCGCGGCGGCCAGCAACTCGTCCGGTGAACGCATACTGCGATCGTATGTGGCGACACCTGCGCTCACGGTCAGCCGATCTCCGTGTCTGAGGTCGGTCTCGGAGAGCACGGCGCGGATGCGGTCGCCGAAGATCAGTGCGCCTTCGGTGTCCGTCGAGGTCAGGATTGAAAGGAATTCCTCGCCCCCGAAACGAGCAGACAGGTCCATCCGACGTGTCGTGCGCTCGAGGATGTCGCCGAATTCCCGAAGTGCGACGTCACCGGCCGCGTGTCCAAACCTGTCGTTGAATTTCTTGAAGTCGTCGAGGTCGAAGAGCACGAGAGAGAGTCGCTGCCCGCGTTCGGCGGCGGCGAACGTGTTCTCGAGGAAGAGGTGGGCATTACGGCGGTTCGGCAGCTCGGTCAGCAGATCGGTGAACGCCATGTCCTCGACCACGGCGCGCTCCTGGTGGAGCGATTCGGCTAGCCATCCGACGCAAAGTGAGATCGCGACATAGGAGATCACGACCCCGAGAAGCATGTCAGGCACCTGTCGCCCGGCCAGCAATACCGCGGCCTGGGTCACGGAGAGCGTCGCTATCCCGGCCGCCAACGCGGTGGCGATTCCCCGCCAAGCGCCGTAGTAGGCCAGCATGAATACGGGCAGGAGCGCAGTGAGCCACAACAACGCGCCGTAGTCGCCGAGTTGCTCCGGGAACTGGAGCGCCCCGATGACGGGAACCGTCAAGGCGGCGATTGAAAGGACGAGCGCGGGAGGTGGAATGGTCCCGCCGATGAAGTCGATCCTCATTTCGAAATGTGTCCCTCACCAGGCAGGGGGGTCAACAGGGACCGAATCTGCGGGTGGCTGAGGGGACTGCCAACACGAGAGGCTGGTACGAGCGGGTGCGACCGACGTAGGTTGCCGTGGGCTGGTGACCCGAACTCAGTCGGAAGGAGGGAGGATGATGAACAAAGGAGCCGTATTGTCCCTGTTGGTCGCGGGGCTGATCACCGGCAGCTATCTCGAGTTCCGGATGAACCAGAGCGACGGCGTTGCTGATACGCAGGTCGTCGAGGCGGAGTGGCGTGACGACGTCCCACAGACTCCAGTCGAGCCGGTGGAGCCGTCCTCACCGCTGGTCGAGGAGTTGGTGCCGCCTCCGCCCCCACAACCACCTGCGCCGCTCGAGCGTCAAGACATCAGGGAGGCGCCGACCTTCACACCGTACACCGTAGCTCCTTCTATCACGAATCGGCAGGACGTCGTCCGGGCGATGGAAGAGGCGTATCCTCCGCTCCTGCGGGACGCCGGGATCGGGGGCACCATTCGGGTCTATTTCTTCATCGAGGCGGACGGTACCGTCGGAAGCGTGCAGATCGACCAGTCGTCCGGCCACGCCGCGCTCGATGATGCGGCGCTGCGTGTCGCAGACGTATACCGGTTCAGCCCGGCGATGAACCGCGACGAGGCGGTTCCGGTGTGGGTGAGCTTCGCGATCACGTTCCAGGTTCGGTAGCGCGCCTCGGGTAGGCGCCCGCCGGGGTTGACGTCTTGATCGGAGAGACACCTCCGCCGCCCCCGTGCCCACGCAGCACGGGGGCGCCCCCGAGTCCGCGCCAACATTGAAGAAACTGCCAAGAAGCCAACGGTAAGGCGCACAGAGAAGTTCGTTTCAGAACGTCCGCTCTGGTCTCGTTTCAGGGGGTCACGTCACTCGCGATGCGAACGGCGGTGTCGGCGGCTTCGGCCATCTCTCGTCCGAGGTACCGACGATTTCGATGACTTTGGCGACTGAATGGTTTCCCATCTTCGAGGTCTCCTGTCGGCGTGGCGCGACGGTTCGCGCGGGGGTGACTCACACGATAGACTGGGCTCGAGGACTGAAGTTACATCGGCCCAGTACGGGATGCTCCGGTGGTCGGGAGCCCTCGCCATGTGAGTTTTGGGCCGGGCTCCTGCCTGACGCGTCGTGCGACCCGTCAATCGGGCCATTAGCTAGAAAGGAGCCGGACCGATGCAAGAGAGTCTTAATCAGATGCTCGAAACCGCTTGGACCTATTTGCCGAACCTGGCAGCCGCGACGGCCATTCTTGTCGGCGGCTGGCTGGTCGCCCGCATTTTGGCTGCGGTCGTTCGCAGAGTCCTGAATCGTACCGAGCTGGACAACCGCCTGGCGGCTTGGATCGGGGGAGAACGTGGAGCGGCACTCCCGATCGAGAACATATTCGGGAAGGCAGTCTTCTATCTCGTCATGCTCTTCGTACTGGTCGCGTTCTTTCAGGCGCTTAAGCTGGACCTCATCACCGAGCCGCTGAACGCGCTGCTTACGCAGCTCTCCGAGTTCGCACCGCGGGTCCTCGGCGCGGCAGGTCTTCTGATCCTGGCATGGGTGGTCGCCACCGCACTCCGTCGCGTCGTGTCCGGAGCCATGTCGGCCGCGAACCTCGACGTGAGGTTGGGCGAGAGAACGCTCGAGGAGGGCGGTAGCCTACCCCTCAGCCGTACTCTCGCAGACGCCGTGTATTGGCTGGTTTTTCTCCTCTTCCTTCCGGCGTTTCTGGGCGCGCTGGCCATCGAGGGGCTCCTCGCACCCGTACAGGGCCTCACAGATCAGATTCTGTCTTTCCTGCCCAATCTCCTGGCCGCTGGCCTGATCTTCGCCATCGGTTGGTTCGTCGCCCGTCTGGTGCAGCGCATCGTCACGAACCTGCTCGCCGCCGCACGGGCGGACTCGCTGCCCGAGCGACTCGGTATCGAGGGCATGGGGAGCTTGAAGGTCTCGAACCTCGTCGGACTCGTGCTCTACGTCCTGATTCTGATCCCGGTCGTGATCTCGTCTCTCAACGCGCTTCAGCTCGACGCGATCACGAACCCGGCGAGCGCCATGCTGGCCAGCATCTTGAACACGGTTCCAGGCCTGTTTGCGGCGGCTCTGGTGCTCCTCATCGCTTACGTAGCGGGCAAGCTCGTGAGCGGACTCATTACGAATGTGCTGGCCAGTGCTGGATTCGACGGCGTTTTGGCAAAGCTCGGTTTCAAGGGCGCCGACCGGCCGGGCGGACGTTCGCTCTCGGAGATCGCCGGCTCGCTGACGCTGGTGGCCATCATGGTCTTGGCCACCGTCGAAGCGGCCAACATGATCGGTTTCGTGTCTTTGAACGAGGTTCTGAGGGGTTTAATCGAGTTCGGCGGCCAGGTGCTGCTTGGTCTCCTGATCTTCGGGATCGGCCTTTGGCTCTCCGGCCTGGCGGCCACGACTGTAAGGGACAGCGGCGTCGGGCAGGCCGATACACTCGCGATCGCGTCGCGGGTCTCGATCCTGGTGCTTGCCGGCGCAATGGCTCTCAGGCAGATGGGGCTGGGCGAGCGGATCATCGAGCTCGCGTTCGGTCTCTCGCTCGGCGCCGTCGCGGTCTCAGTCGCGCTGGCTTTCGGGCTCGGCAGCCGGGACATCGCCGCTGAACAGGTGCGACGCTGGAGGGACGGCGCTCGGAGCTGAGGGCCCATGACGTGCCAATGCCCTTCAATCCCGACGGACGGTGGCAAGGATGGGACGATGATCCGAGCCCACGTCTCTTCCCAGCTCCGCCCCGATGACAATCCAGTCGTCGTCTACCAGAATGTGGTCGATGCGAGCCCGGATCCATCCGTTCAAGCGCGTGCCTCCCAGTCCGTGGCCCAACAGCGAGAACGAGTTTTGCCAATCGGACCACACCTCTCTGTAGATCGTACTCTCGGCCGGGGTGTTGAAGTCGCCCACCACCAGGCTCGGACCGACGAACTGGCCTACCCAGCCGCGTGCGGCCCGAAGCTCGATTGCACGCAGAGCCGACTTCTCGCTCATCCGGTCGATCCCACGTTCGAGGTCGCCCTCACGCATCAGGGTGAGTCCAGCCCGGGGGGTCTCGAGGTGGAGGTTGGTCAGGTAGACCTCCTCCCCCTCGATGTCCAGAACGTACGTCATCACGAGGGCCGAGCCCCCTGCCAGTCGGAAGCTCTCTCGCTCCATCTGCCGCACCTCGAGGATCTCGAAGCGGCTGACGAGGCAGAGGTCGTTTCGCACGTCCGTATGGAAGTCGGATAGGAACGAAACGGCCTCCCGAAACGCCCCCCGGCACTCCTGAAAGGCCGCGAGATCGGTGTCCCATTCCAGCATGAGTGCCGTCGGCCCTTTAGTGATCGACTCGCCGCCGGCGACGTTGAAGCTCGCCACCCGGAGATCTCCGGCCGGGTCTTCCGACCGGAGCAGATCGCGCCAACCCGTCCGAAGCCCCACCACCGGCCCGAGCAGCAAGACTCCGATGACCGCGAGGGGTACGGTGATGGCCCGATCCCGGCGCAACGCCAAAGGCACCAATCCCATCAAAGGAACCAGCAGGACCCACCGAGGGCCAAACAGCAGGGTGGTCGCCGGCCACCAGAGATCACTCCACAGCCAGATCATCGCTAGCGCCAAGAGCGTCACGCCCGAGTAGACCGCCGTGCCCCACCAGAGGCCACGATCTATCGTGGACCGGCTCGCCGGCCTTCGAAGATTCGCGGTCCAACGAACCAGTCGGTGCCGCCTCGTCGGGTCCACCGGGGACCTACAGACCGGGCAGCGCGCCGAACGCCAAAAACGCCGCCCACGTCCCAGACGGACGCGGTGTCCCTGAACGCAGGGGACGACGACGTCGCGCGGTTTTGCGTTAGC
Protein-coding sequences here:
- a CDS encoding diguanylate cyclase produces the protein MRIDFIGGTIPPPALVLSIAALTVPVIGALQFPEQLGDYGALLWLTALLPVFMLAYYGAWRGIATALAAGIATLSVTQAAVLLAGRQVPDMLLGVVISYVAISLCVGWLAESLHQERAVVEDMAFTDLLTELPNRRNAHLFLENTFAAAERGQRLSLVLFDLDDFKKFNDRFGHAAGDVALREFGDILERTTRRMDLSARFGGEEFLSILTSTDTEGALIFGDRIRAVLSETDLRHGDRLTVSAGVATYDRSMRSPDELLAAADHALYEAKNAGRNCLRLFGHGMTGSVLAAHDAPEELLERVGEEPEDCARAGADVGKSRPPLTLLPHQITGFGKGRRVLVVEDDYQVRSLVSNYLKSEGFEVHQGVDVPTGIHALSKEYDVIITDLRLPATHGTELIAAAKSRWPMTQILVITSPHDPRVAAEALSAGADRYLFKPFGMLEMRSHLIDSLNRRDRIAERNAKSAELSEDALGRQTAVRKAVLEGTASLIRAVEARDPFTAQHAARVAEFAMRVATKLDPDESLIDREGLMLGCRLHDIGNLGLSDRVLNKKDHHEPHERESVERHPSTGRALLRPLLDDEVALAVVGWHHERWDGKGYPDGLAGAAIPLAPRLVAVCDALDAMTSDRAHRPAIGWADAIAKIGDMSGTWYDPDVVTAVRACAEDLHAIFMKSHSDTGPE
- a CDS encoding energy transducer TonB; this encodes MMNKGAVLSLLVAGLITGSYLEFRMNQSDGVADTQVVEAEWRDDVPQTPVEPVEPSSPLVEELVPPPPPQPPAPLERQDIREAPTFTPYTVAPSITNRQDVVRAMEEAYPPLLRDAGIGGTIRVYFFIEADGTVGSVQIDQSSGHAALDDAALRVADVYRFSPAMNRDEAVPVWVSFAITFQVR
- a CDS encoding mechanosensitive ion channel, with translation MQESLNQMLETAWTYLPNLAAATAILVGGWLVARILAAVVRRVLNRTELDNRLAAWIGGERGAALPIENIFGKAVFYLVMLFVLVAFFQALKLDLITEPLNALLTQLSEFAPRVLGAAGLLILAWVVATALRRVVSGAMSAANLDVRLGERTLEEGGSLPLSRTLADAVYWLVFLLFLPAFLGALAIEGLLAPVQGLTDQILSFLPNLLAAGLIFAIGWFVARLVQRIVTNLLAAARADSLPERLGIEGMGSLKVSNLVGLVLYVLILIPVVISSLNALQLDAITNPASAMLASILNTVPGLFAAALVLLIAYVAGKLVSGLITNVLASAGFDGVLAKLGFKGADRPGGRSLSEIAGSLTLVAIMVLATVEAANMIGFVSLNEVLRGLIEFGGQVLLGLLIFGIGLWLSGLAATTVRDSGVGQADTLAIASRVSILVLAGAMALRQMGLGERIIELAFGLSLGAVAVSVALAFGLGSRDIAAEQVRRWRDGARS
- a CDS encoding endonuclease/exonuclease/phosphatase family protein; the protein is MDPTRRHRLVRWTANLRRPASRSTIDRGLWWGTAVYSGVTLLALAMIWLWSDLWWPATTLLFGPRWVLLVPLMGLVPLALRRDRAITVPLAVIGVLLLGPVVGLRTGWRDLLRSEDPAGDLRVASFNVAGGESITKGPTALMLEWDTDLAAFQECRGAFREAVSFLSDFHTDVRNDLCLVSRFEILEVRQMERESFRLAGGSALVMTYVLDIEGEEVYLTNLHLETPRAGLTLMREGDLERGIDRMSEKSALRAIELRAARGWVGQFVGPSLVVGDFNTPAESTIYREVWSDWQNSFSLLGHGLGGTRLNGWIRARIDHILVDDDWIVIGAELGRDVGSDHRPILATVRRD